The Candidatus Paceibacterota bacterium genome contains the following window.
TCGCCAACTAAGACGTTTTTCTGATTAAATACTTTTAGATCAAAATCTGCCGGGGTACTCGTCGCTACCCTGCCATTCATAATATCAAACGGAGCCCCAGAATAATTTATAGTGATTATGACAGAACTGCCCTTATCTACAGATTCAGCACTGCTTGTAACGCTATTAATGGTGACGATATCACCGTTTACAATATATCTAAAGTCAATTGTTGGAGCCACTTTTTCTCCAGAAGAATTTACCAGATCTAATTTACCAACATAAACCTTTGGATCAAATCCAAAAGTCGGTAAATCTATATTTAAAGTTAAATCTGATTTTGATTTTACAGTTATCTTTGGTTCATCAAATTGTTTGAGTAATCCTCCAACCTCTGACCTATTGTATATACTTATCTTAGGAGTTGCTTCGATCGTTGTACCTGAATCGTTTCTAAAGACGGTGTTTAGATAAACTTTTTCCCCTTCGTAAACCATCGGACCATCCTGTAATCCAAACTTATCTTTACCAACGCCGATATATGAACTGCTAAACTTCAAGAATCCCGTGCCACCAGTGACTTTTACCATTGAGTCTGCCCAACCGAGACCCGTGCCATTTTGCATCGTAGCATGAATCTGAATACCTAATCCTGTTCCACTTGCGCCACTCGGCAATTTATATGAAAAACTTACTTTTCTGTTTTCATTGGCTGAAAGATTAAAAGGACCTATCATAACCGAGTGATCATATTGTATTTGTGGAATGGTATTCTTATAATCACCCATCAAAAAAGTCATGTAGTAGATATTTGGAACAACAGAATTTTCTGTATTAACCAAAGAAAATGAGCCGTGAACATCTTCGCCGGCTTTATATTCGGATTTATCTAACAAAAGATCTCTGACATAAACACCAGGTAGACTAACAATTTGTGCATTTGTTATCGATGGTAATACTACAAGGGACAATAGGAGTGAAAATACCGCTAATAATTTTTTCATATCTTTAAATAAAAAATAAAGGACTAATAAATGAGAGTTATCTCATCTAGTATTATACCAGAAGAGAGGGTGGCTCGGGAGTACCCTCGCCACCACGATAGTGGATAACCTATATTTCTACATTTGGTGCGGCGGGTAGAAGTATATTTGTGGTTGTGCTCAGACCGCCAATAAATGGTGTATTGTTTTCGAGTAATCCAGATATAACAACAGAGATGGTATGCAATCCAACAGTGGTAAATATTATAGGCGAGCTGGAGCTTGTTGTAGTCTCTCCACCATTCCAGGAATACATGAGTGACTCTTGATCTAAGTTAACTGGAGTGCCATTGTTGTCTCCTCTCGTTATACCGGTCCTAGTATCTACAGAAACATCGAATGATTGATTAACATATAAAATTGGAGAAGAAAAGCTTAAAATAGCTCCGTTTATCGGCGTAGCACTTGACCAAACATTTACTGAACAACTAGGGTTCTTCGAGATTTCTTGTACTCCGTATCCAGACATTATTTTTAAATAGACCGTCTTCATTTCAGGATCTTCATTTGGATTAAGATTAAAATTATGGTAATTTGGGATATCTACAGTTCGAGAATCCTCTCCATTTAATCTTGAATCAGTTTCGTCTATCCACAAATATCGGTAATCTCCGTCACCACCGCTTATAGGGAATTCTGTAGTTGGCGAAGCTTTCCATGTCATATCAGTAGAGCTACTTATATTGTCCACCTTTGTATTATGCACATACGCACCACAACCTCCACCGACAATCGACGGAAGACAACTTATAGAAGAATGTTTTGATGAGGAAAAACTTGAAACACTGGAAGAGCTTACACTATTCACAGCTTGAATCGCATAAGTATGTGAATCAGTAGGGACAAGACCTGTGTCTGTTGTCGATGTACCGAAAACTGCTTTCAAAGGAGTTACAATATTGCCATCTTTGTAGAGTTTATAATATTCCGCATATTCCACTTCGGGCCAAGAAATATCCATACTCTCGCACTCACCTATGTCGATCGATGCATTTACAGTTGGAATAGCTGGAGTGCTTGTGATATTGCATGTATTTGTATAATTTACAGATACTGTATTCGATATCGAATCTGAACAACCAGATATATTTTTGGCAATTACTTTATATGTATAAGTTGAACCGGCGGACACTCCGTTATCAGTGTATGTAATCGCATCCGACGAAATATTAACATTGTCTACGGTAGCTATCAGTGAATTATCCCTGTAAATTTCAAATGTCTGACTTGGCGGAGCCGGAGAATAGTATACAGGTCTCCAGCTCAACCCTACCCCTCCATGGCATGTCACATTTGGAGTAGCGGAAAGGCTGATTGCGTTCGTAGACGGCAAAGTGGCGACAACACGGTACGAAGGTGAGCCGAAAGTTTGAGTAGTATCAGTGTATGAATATGCGTTTAAGCTAGAGTTGTAATAAGGATTGACGTCATTCCATATACCGACAACGTATTCAAAACCAGCAAGCGATACTCTATAAGCATAATAAGCTACAGCATTTGATAATTTATACCAAGAAAAATCAGTGCCGGAAGAGTTTGGTGTACCGACATAGACCGGAGAAATAATCTGCGTCGGATGAATTGCGGGACAAGCGACGGTGTAATTTTGATGGGCACTCAAATCTGCTCGATTAGTATCATAAGGGCTACTAATCGATGCATTGAAAGATAAACTATAATTACCTGCTGTGGTTGGTGAGGTGAAAGGACCTAAAGAATAATTTGAAAAGGTCATCGGAATATTATAATCAGGACAATAATACATCCAATCACCGTTAGACCATACCCGATTTCCAGAAGTCACAATATTCGTGTCATCGGTACACCTAACACCATCCCTTGAAAGACTTGTGCTGTATGAACCGGAAGTTAGTGTAAAGGTCTTCGAGTGATTGCTACAGGCATTGGCCGTAGCTGAAACCTGAAGATAGAATTGCTGACCAGGATAAAGCGTACCGACTGGTGAATTTACGAATACGCTATATATAGAACCGTCTCCACCCGTTGTATAACTGTCTATTACATAGGCATCTGACTTATTTATGTTAACAAAAAGGGTAAGGCAGATTATAAGGATGGCACAGAAAGAAGAAGCAGAAATTAAAAAAGCTTGTTTATTCAAAAAATTAGATTTGACAAGAAATTTCATTGGGTGTATTATACCACTACTGAAGTTCGCTGGAAAGCGAACTCGTTTTTTTAGAAAAATTTAATAGTATAATGAAAATAAAATGTTAGATCTTAAAGTGATAAACTCTGTTATAGAACAGATGGAACAAGAAAGGGGAATACCTAAAGCAAAGATGCTTGAGGCTATTGAAATGGCCCTTGCTACTGCCTACAAAAAAGAATACGGTAAGAAAGGACAAATAATAAAATCAAAGTTAGATATAAATAGCGGAAAAGCCGAGTTCGTGCAGGTTAAAATGGTTGTAGACAAAGATGCCGTCGTGATGAGAGAAGAAAAGAAGGATGAGAAAAAAGAGAAAGAAGACAAGAGGAGAAAAGGTTTTGATAAAGATGATGGAGAGAAAATAGAAATCAACGAAGAAACTGGAGAAAAGATAATCTATTATAATCCTGAACATCATATATTTCTTGAAGATGCTAAGAAGATTAAGAGGGATGCCAAAATTGGTGATGAGCTTATCTTCCCTCTTGAAGAGAAGTCAGATTACGGAAGAATCGCCGCACAAACCGCAAAACAAGTCATCATACAAAAAATCAGAGAGGCTGAAAAAGTTTCTGTTTTCAACGAATATGGAGAAAAAGAAGGCCAAATAGTCACAGGTACCGTACAAAGAGCGGAGAGAGGAAATATTTTCGTAGATATGGGTAGAGCTACAGCTATTTTACCTTTCGAGGAACAAATACCTGGTGAAAAATACATTCCTGGTGAAAGAATAAGGGGGTATCTATACAGAGTGGAAGAAACACCAAAAGGAATTTTCTTGAGATTATCAAGATCACATCCGAAATTCTTGGAAGAATTGTTTAAAACAGAAACACCGGAACTTGGCGCAGGCACTGTGGAGATAAAAGCTATTGCAAGAGAAGCCGGCTCAAGATCAAAGATCGCTGTCGCCTCAAAAGACGAACATATTGATCCTGTCGGTTCACTTGTAGGACAAAGGGGTGTCAGAGTTTCTACTGTTATGTCGGAACTTGGCGGAGAAAAAATAGATATTATTGAGTGGTCAGATGATGCAAAGAAATTTATTGAAGACGCCCTCTCACCGGCTCGGGTACTTAGTGTTTCAATAAATGAAGCAGAGAAGAAAACCACAGTAGAGGTTGCTGCCGATCAGCAGTCTCTCGCTATCGGAAAAGGAGGACAAAATGTCCGCCTTGCTGCTAAACTCACTGGTTGGAAAATAGACATAGTCGCGGTTGAGGGAGAATACGTCGAGGCCGAAGAAACAAAAGAAGAAAAGTAAGGACGAAATCCATAAAAGGTGGGGCGCGAAGCGCCCCACCTTTTATTATCTCTTGTTTGACTTTATTAATATATGGAATATAATTTAACTGTAAAAATCCTGATTATAAGACTTAAATCTAAATAAGACTATGAAAAAAATATTGGTAGTGATAACAATTTCACTAATTTTAAGTGGCTACGCCATGATAAGTAACGCTTCTACAATATCGTCAAATGAAACTTCTAGAGAAAATATAAAGAAAGCAATAGACGATGCGGTTAATAAAATGAAAGCTGTTCAAGAAAAGAGAAATAACCTTGAGCAAAGAGTTGAAAAGATAATAGAGACAGCTCAAGATAAATTTATCAGGAATTTTGACGTTGCAATTATAAACTTAAACAGACTGTCAGCAAAAACTAGTGCGGTTATCACAAGAATTAGTGATTCTG
Protein-coding sequences here:
- the nusA gene encoding transcription termination factor NusA, which produces MLDLKVINSVIEQMEQERGIPKAKMLEAIEMALATAYKKEYGKKGQIIKSKLDINSGKAEFVQVKMVVDKDAVVMREEKKDEKKEKEDKRRKGFDKDDGEKIEINEETGEKIIYYNPEHHIFLEDAKKIKRDAKIGDELIFPLEEKSDYGRIAAQTAKQVIIQKIREAEKVSVFNEYGEKEGQIVTGTVQRAERGNIFVDMGRATAILPFEEQIPGEKYIPGERIRGYLYRVEETPKGIFLRLSRSHPKFLEELFKTETPELGAGTVEIKAIAREAGSRSKIAVASKDEHIDPVGSLVGQRGVRVSTVMSELGGEKIDIIEWSDDAKKFIEDALSPARVLSVSINEAEKKTTVEVAADQQSLAIGKGGQNVRLAAKLTGWKIDIVAVEGEYVEAEETKEEK